Below is a genomic region from Magnetovibrio sp..
TTCAACTTGTAGGCCACGCTGGGCGCGGTGGTGATGAGGTCGAGATCGAACTCGCGCTCCAGACGCTCTTGAATGATTTCCAGGTGCAGCAGGCCGAGGAAACCGCAACGAAAGCCTTGGCCCAAAGCTGCCGAGGTTTCGGGTTCGTATTCGAAACTGGCGTCGTTCAGACGCAGCTTGCCCATGGAATCGCGCAGATCGTCATAATCCGCCGCATCGACGGGAAACAGCGAGCAAAACACCACAGGCACGCTGGGTTGGAACCCCGGCAGCGGTTCGGCGGCGGGGTTTCTGTCATCGGTGATGGTGTCGCCAACGTTGGTGTCCGCGACCGTCTTGATCGACGCGGTGAAATACCCCATCTCACCGGGTCCCAATTCGTTGAGCTTGGTGATCTTCGGCGTGAAGATGCCGACTTGATCGACCTGATGGGCGGAACCCGCTGCCATCATGCGAATTTTTTGGCCTTTCTTGATCACACCATCGACCACGCGCACCAAAATCATCACGCCCAGATACGGGTCGTACCAGCTGTCCACCAACAACGCCTTCAACGGGGCGTCGCGATCACCGACCGGTGCCGGCAAACGGGTGACGATGGCTTCCAGCGTTTCTTCGATGCCGATGCCGGATTTGGCCGAGGCCAGCACCGCGTCAGATGCATCCAGGCCGATCACGTCTTCGATCTGTTCGCGCACACGCTCGGGCTCGGCGGCAGGTAGATCGATCTTGTTCAGAACCGGAATGATTTCCAGATCGTTGTCGATCGCCAGATAGACGTTGGCCAAGGTTTGCGCCTCAACCCCTTGGGAGGCGTCGACCACCAGCAATGCGCCCTCGCACGCCGCCAAAGAGCGTGACACTTCATAGGCAAAGTCAACGTGACCGGGCGTGTCCATCAGGTTGATCTGATAGGTCTCGCCGTCTTTGGCTTTGTAGATCAACCGCACGGCCTGGGCCTTGATGGTGATGCCGCGCTCGCGCTCGATGTCCATGGAATCGAGCACCTGCTCCTGCATCTCGCGATCGGTGAGGCCGCCGCAGAACTGAATCAAGCGATCCGCCAACGTCGACTTGCCATGGTCGATGTGCGCGATGATGGAAAAGTTGCGAATGTGAGAAAGGTCTGTCATGCGCGGCTTTTACCACCGTTCGCGAGCCTTGAGAAGATGGGGAATCAGCGTTTGAG
It encodes:
- the lepA gene encoding translation elongation factor 4, which gives rise to MTDLSHIRNFSIIAHIDHGKSTLADRLIQFCGGLTDREMQEQVLDSMDIERERGITIKAQAVRLIYKAKDGETYQINLMDTPGHVDFAYEVSRSLAACEGALLVVDASQGVEAQTLANVYLAIDNDLEIIPVLNKIDLPAAEPERVREQIEDVIGLDASDAVLASAKSGIGIEETLEAIVTRLPAPVGDRDAPLKALLVDSWYDPYLGVMILVRVVDGVIKKGQKIRMMAAGSAHQVDQVGIFTPKITKLNELGPGEMGYFTASIKTVADTNVGDTITDDRNPAAEPLPGFQPSVPVVFCSLFPVDAADYDDLRDSMGKLRLNDASFEYEPETSAALGQGFRCGFLGLLHLEIIQERLEREFDLDLITTAPSVAYKLKMIDGRVLDLHNPADMPDPTQIKAIEEPWIKATILVPDEYLGAILGLCTERRGEQVELTYIGNRAMAVYRLPLNEVVFDFYDRLKSISRGYASFDYEIDGYAENDLVKIQILVNAEPVDALAFIAHRSQSENRGRQVCERLKDLIPRQLFKIPIQAAIGGKVIARETIAAMRKDVTAKCYGGDISRKRKLLDKQKKGKKKMRQFGKVEIPQSAFINALKMSDD